A single window of Vigna unguiculata cultivar IT97K-499-35 chromosome 1, ASM411807v1, whole genome shotgun sequence DNA harbors:
- the LOC114177283 gene encoding histone H3-like centromeric protein cnp1 isoform X2: MQKVKPKTETSFAFFIIRSLLGSMARVKHTPASLKVGKKKVSRASTSTPQQSPATRSRRRAQEEEPQEAAAAAPQTQGRKKKRSKPGTAALREIRHFQKSCKLLIPAAPFIRCVKQITHQFSTEVSRWTPEAVVALQEAAEECLVHLFEDGMLCAIHARRITLMTKDIQLARRLGGIGRPW, encoded by the exons ATGCAAAAGGTGAAACCAAAAACTGAGACAAGTTTCGCTTTCTTCATAATTCGTTCGTTGTTGGGTTCCATGGCGAGAGTGAAGCACACGCCAGCTTCGCTCAAAGTTG gtaaaaaaaaagtcaGTCGCGCTTCCACATCCACGCCACAGCAATCG CCTGCGACAAGAAGTCGTAGAAGGGCTCAAGAAGAGGAGCCGCAGG aagcagcagcagcagcgCCACAGACTCAGGGAAGGAAGAAAAAGCGCAGTAAGCCAGGAACAGCGGCGCTTCGCGAGATTCGTCATTTTCAGAAGAGTTGCAAGCTTCTTATCCCGGCTGCCCCCTTTATCAGATGT GTCAAACAAATTACACATCAATTCTCTACGGAGGTGTCTCGCTGGACGCCTGAAGCTGTGGTAGCACTGCAGGAG GCAGCTGAAGAATGTCTAGTTCACTTGTTTGAAGATGGAATGCTTTGTGCAATTCACGCTAGGCGTATTACTCTTA TGACAAAGGATATTCAGTTGGCTCGGAGGCTTGGAGGAATAGGAAGGCCTTGGTGA
- the LOC114177283 gene encoding histone H3-like centromeric protein cnp1 isoform X1 encodes MQKVKPKTETSFAFFIIRSLLGSMARVKHTPASLKVGKKKVSRASTSTPQQSPATRSRRRAQEEEPQEEAAAAAPQTQGRKKKRSKPGTAALREIRHFQKSCKLLIPAAPFIRCVKQITHQFSTEVSRWTPEAVVALQEAAEECLVHLFEDGMLCAIHARRITLMTKDIQLARRLGGIGRPW; translated from the exons ATGCAAAAGGTGAAACCAAAAACTGAGACAAGTTTCGCTTTCTTCATAATTCGTTCGTTGTTGGGTTCCATGGCGAGAGTGAAGCACACGCCAGCTTCGCTCAAAGTTG gtaaaaaaaaagtcaGTCGCGCTTCCACATCCACGCCACAGCAATCG CCTGCGACAAGAAGTCGTAGAAGGGCTCAAGAAGAGGAGCCGCAGG aagaagcagcagcagcagcgCCACAGACTCAGGGAAGGAAGAAAAAGCGCAGTAAGCCAGGAACAGCGGCGCTTCGCGAGATTCGTCATTTTCAGAAGAGTTGCAAGCTTCTTATCCCGGCTGCCCCCTTTATCAGATGT GTCAAACAAATTACACATCAATTCTCTACGGAGGTGTCTCGCTGGACGCCTGAAGCTGTGGTAGCACTGCAGGAG GCAGCTGAAGAATGTCTAGTTCACTTGTTTGAAGATGGAATGCTTTGTGCAATTCACGCTAGGCGTATTACTCTTA TGACAAAGGATATTCAGTTGGCTCGGAGGCTTGGAGGAATAGGAAGGCCTTGGTGA